The Streptomyces sp. TLI_105 DNA segment TCGACAGCCGCGGCGATCGCGAGCCCCGGCAAGCGGGGCCGACTGGCGAGCGGGTCAGGCCAGGCCGTCCCAGCCCCAGCGCGGAGTGGGGCCGGGGGTGCCGAGGTCGGTGCCCGGGGCCGAGGCCGAGACGTCCTTGGCGATCCGGGTGCCCCAGTCGAAGTACTCCATCACCCGGCGGCGCAGCAGGGCGTCGTCCGGCAGTTCCTTCTCCACGGCCGCCGTCATCAGCTCCATCCAGCGCAGCCGCTGTTCCTCCGTGATGCCGAGCCCGAGGTGGGCGCGGAGCAGGGCCTGGTGGCCGCCGAGCTCCGCCGTGAAATCGGCCGGTCCCGAGAAGACCTCCGCCAGCCACACGGCCACGTGCTCCACGTGGGCGGCGGTGAAGTCGGCGAAGACGGGGGCGAGGAGGGGGTCGGCCAGGACCCCCTCGTAGAACGTCTCGGAGAGCCGGCGCAGCGCGTCGGCGCCGCCCACGGCCTCGTACAGGGTGTTCGTGTGCTCGGCGCTCATGACCGACCTCCGGTATCCGGGATGCGTCCCCCCACCCTCCTCCCAACACGGGCCGGATCCAAGGGCGTTCGCTCTCAGGTGCAAGCCCCTGCGGGCCCGGAGCGCATGTCACCCGCACGAGGGTTGTCGACTGCGCGTGTCGGAGTGGACACGCTCCGTACGGTATGTTCGCGCAAAACGGCCCCCGTCGACAGTTCGCAGCTGTCGGCGAGGGCCTGAACCACTCGTGGAAAGCGACTCCACCGTGATCTACCGGCACTTTAACGCGCCCTCGCGCGCCTTCACCCAGTTCTCGCACGACATCATCCGGCACCCCCGGCTCGGCTCCGACGCCGTCCGCCTTCTGACCTGGCAGCTCTCCCTCCCCGACGGCGCCCGCGAGTCACTCTCCCGCACCGCCGAACGTGCCCGGATCGGGGCATGCGCCTTCACCCGCGCCAAGCGACAGCTGAAGGAAGAAGGGTTCGTGCACGAGCGGCGCGTGCAGATCGCCGGAGGACGGTGGGCCACCCAACAGCTCGTCTCCAGCCACCCGTTGACCGCCGACCAGGCCGCCAAGCTCCTCGCCAGGACACCCGTCGCGTCTCCGCAGGTCGCACCGACTCCCCGGAAACCGGCCGTCGGTGAGCCGATGCCCCCGCTGACCGACGGTCATCCAAAGAAGGAACCAGGGGAAGACACCTCCAACCTTCCCCCCAAGACCGTGGAGGAGTCGCCCCGGCTGGAAGAGGCCCGCGCCCTCATCGGCGCCCTGCCCCTCCTCTCCCCCGCCCTGCGGCACATCCCACCCGGCATGCGCGACGAACTCGCCCGCCTCGCCGCCCGCTGGCTCGACGCCGGACACACCCCCACCAAGGTCCACGAACACATCCGGCACGGCCTGCCTGCCGACGGAACGCCCGTACACCGCCCCGGAGGCCTCGTCCGCTACCTCCTGCGGGACGTGCCGCCACGGGAACTGCCCCCGCCCACACCCGTACCCGCACCCGCACCCGGCAACCGGCTTTCGCCGTGGCTCCAAGGTGCTCGGGAGTGCGCCGGCGCCCACACCCAGACGACCCTCTTCCGGCCGGTCGGCGACGAGACGCACTGCGCCGCCTGCGTATCGCAGGCGGCGCAGGGTCCCGGAGTGGTCGTGGCGGTCGCCCCTTGAGGGCCGCGCACGGTCAGAGGCTGCGGGCGGTGATGTCGCCGTACGCCGTGGTGGCCTTGATGTTCAGGCCGGGAGCGCCGTCGTTGCGGAGGGAGTTGGCGACGCGGCCGTAGGCGGTGCCGGCGTCCAGGGAGGCGGAGACGCCGGTGGCGGCGCCGACCGTGATGTCGCCCTTCTGGGTGCTCAGGGTGACCGTGCCGTTCCCCGCCTCGGCGATGCGGATGTCGCCCCGGGCGGTGCTGATCTCGGCGGAGCCGGTCAGTCGGCCGACCTCGATGTCGCCGTCGGCGGCGGTGAGTCGGAGGCTCGCGGCCTCGTCGATCTTGATCTGGCCGTACGCGCCCTCGAAGGCGACGTCGCCGAGCCGTCCGACGCCGCGCAGCTCGGTGGCGGCCGCCTCGGCCTCGACGCGGGAGCCGGCGGGCAGCTGGACCGTGACCTCGATGGAGCCGGTGGTGCCGAGGACGCCGTTCTTCGACTTGGGGACCTCGATGCGCAGGACCCCGTCGGCGTAGGCGACTTCGGTGCGCTCGGCCGTCTTCACGTCGCGGCTCTTGGAGGGGT contains these protein-coding regions:
- a CDS encoding DUF4097 family beta strand repeat-containing protein; protein product: MQKFDTTAPITAVLAVPAGRIRLIAADRTDATVEVLPADPSKSRDVKTAERTEVAYADGVLRIEVPKSKNGVLGTTGSIEVTVQLPAGSRVEAEAAATELRGVGRLGDVAFEGAYGQIKIDEAASLRLTAADGDIEVGRLTGSAEISTARGDIRIAEAGNGTVTLSTQKGDITVGAATGVSASLDAGTAYGRVANSLRNDGAPGLNIKATTAYGDITARSL
- a CDS encoding group II truncated hemoglobin produces the protein MSAEHTNTLYEAVGGADALRRLSETFYEGVLADPLLAPVFADFTAAHVEHVAVWLAEVFSGPADFTAELGGHQALLRAHLGLGITEEQRLRWMELMTAAVEKELPDDALLRRRVMEYFDWGTRIAKDVSASAPGTDLGTPGPTPRWGWDGLA